In the Telopea speciosissima isolate NSW1024214 ecotype Mountain lineage chromosome 2, Tspe_v1, whole genome shotgun sequence genome, one interval contains:
- the LOC122651617 gene encoding lipid phosphate phosphatase gamma-like, with protein sequence MTTHPLKAVTLTYVLYRKGDQLGHFLAWVSLIPVFISISGFISHFMFRRELQGMFFALGLIISQFLNELVKKSVQQARPETCDMLEMCDFGWPSSHSQYMFFFAVYFTFLTYRRIGLSTERQKFIVASIPWVTAFLTMYSRVYLGYHTVAQVFAGATLGTVLGALWYWVLNSILIFYFPAIEESTFGRMFYVKDSSYIPNVMKFEYDNARAARKNLAEKRVSD encoded by the coding sequence ATGACAACACATCCACTCAAAGCCGTTACTCTTACTTACGTTCTCTACCGAAAGGGAGACCAACTGGGGCACTTCCTCGCATGGGTTTCTCTGATCCCCGTCTTCATCAGTATCAGTGGCTTCATTTCCCACTTTATGTTTCGTCGAGAGCTTCAGGGCATGTTCTTCGCCCTTGGCTTAATCATATCTCAGTTTCTGAATGAGCTCGTTAAGAAATCCGTGCAGCAGGCGCGGCCCGAGACATGTGACATGCTTGAGATGTGTGATTTTGGTTGGCCTTCGAGTCATTCTCAGTACATGTTCTTCTTTGCTGTGTACTTCACTTTTCTTACATATAGAAGAATTGGGCTTTCAACGGAGAGACAGAAGTTCATTGTGGCTTCTATTCCTTGGGTTACGGCCTTCCTTACCATGTATTCTAGGGTGTATCTGGGCTACCACACTGTTGCACAGGTCTTTGCCGGCGCTACCCTTGGTACTGTTCTTGGGGCGCTCTGGTACTGGGTTCTTAATTCTATACTTATCTTTTATTTCCCAGCAATTGAAGAGAGCACATTTGGCAGAATGTTCTATGTCAAGGACTCGTCCTACATACCAAATGTAATGAAATTTGAGTATGACAATGCTAGAGCTGCTCGCAAAAATTTAGCGGAAAAGCGTGTATCAGATTGA
- the LOC122652963 gene encoding proteasome subunit beta type-4-like — protein MDSIKSNPAKQGLASSEFGSERTLYPYVTGTSVIGIKYKDGILMAADMGGSYGSTLRYKSVERIKLIGKHSLLGASGEISDFQEILRYLDELILNDNMWDDGNSLGPKEVHNYLTRVMYNRRNKFNPLWNSLVLGGVKNGQKYLGMVSMIGVHFEDNHIATGFGNHLARPILRDEWHENISFEDGVKLLEKCMRVLLYRDRSAINKLQIAKITEAGVFISQPYALKTFWGFSAFENPTKGAEGSW, from the exons ATGGAC TCGATTAAATCAAATCCTGCAAAACAAGGTTTAGCGAGCTCTGAATTTGGATCTGAAAGAACACT ATATCCATATGTCACCGGTACGTCGGTTATAGGTATCAAATACAAGGATGGAATTCTTATGGCTGCTGATATGGGAG GTTCCTATGGATCTACTTTGCGTTACAAGAGTGTGGAGCGAATAAAACTGATTGGAAAACATTCTCTTCTTGGTGCAAGTGGAGAGATAAGTGATTTCCAGGAGATTTTACGTTATCTTGATGAACTTAT CTTAAATGATAATATGTGGGATGATGGGAACTCTTTGGGGCCCAAAGAGGTTCACAACTATTTGACCCGGGTTATGTATAATCGGCGCAACAAATTTAATCCTCTCTGGAACTCACTTGTACTCGGTGGAGTGAAAAATGGACAGAAGTATCTTGGAATG GTTAGCATGATTGGTGTTCATTTTGAAGACAATCATATAGCAACTGGTTTTGGAAATCACCTTGCACGGCCAATTCTTCGTGATGAGTGGCATGAAAACATTAGTTTCGAAGATGGAGTTAAACTACTGGAGAAGTGTATGCGTGTGCTTTTATACCGTGATAGATCAGCTATCAACAAGCTTCAG ATTGCAAAGATTACAGAAGCAGGGGTTTTTATTTCTCAGCCTTATGCATTGAAGACTTTTTGGGGGTTCTCTGCTTTTGAAAACCCCACAAAGGGTGCTGAAGGATCATGGTAG